In Sphingomicrobium sediminis, the genomic window CTGCGCCCTTCGTCGATCGCCGTCTCTATGATATCGATGCGCTCGCCTAGCCAAGTCAGTCGCAGGTTCATGACGTTGAGGAAGGCCCCGATGCCGGCGAGCATGAAGACGGGGGCGAGGCTTGCCTGGAGGATCGCCTGGACGCGCGGCGTGGACGCAGTGCGTTCGAGCAGGTCGGTGACGCCGGATGCGATAAGAAGGTCGATCAGCATGATGGAGGGATGGACCCGCGGCGCGCGCCTGGCAAGCGTGACGCGCGCTTCGGGGTCGGTTAGGCCCGTGCGATCAGGGCCAGCGTGAACAGGACCGCACTGGTGGTGCAGGCAATTGAGCGTACATGGTTCCAGACAGTCCAGCGGCGCATGTAGAGCGACCACATGGCCGCTGCTCCCGAGCCGTCGGAATCGGTCGCTTCCAGCCGGTCGTTGAGTGGCACATTGCCCGCCGCCGTCACGCCGAACATGCCCAGCACATAGATCGCGCCGCCTGCCAGCAGGTAGATCGCCCCGGCATCCGCCAAGTCGAGCGCCGTGCCGATGGCAAGGACGAGGCTGGCAAGGCTGCTCAGGAAAAAGAGCGGCATGAAGGCGGATTTGAGGATGATGCGGTTGATCGACTGCATCGCCGCCATACCGGTCGTGCCTGCCATCGCGTCGAGCGAGCGCATCACAAAAACCGAAAAGGTGAGATAGACTCCGGCCATGATGCCCGATGATATCGCGGCGAACCAAGTGAGGGCGGTGGTGAACATATCCATGATGATTCTCCCCTTGGGAAGCGGCCTCAAGCGGCCGCTTCCTCCACATTCCAGATGCCGGTCGCGGCAGTTTCGCGCGCATAGTCGGCAAAGTCCCTGGGGCGCCGACCGAGCGCCCGTTCGACCCCGTCGGCAAGATAGGCGTTGCGCCCGTCGAGCACGGTCGAGAGCAGATAATCGAGGATCCAGACGATATCGTCCGGCGCACCCGAACGCTTGATCTCGTCCATGAAGGCATCGTGCGGGACGTCGACAAAGTCGATCTGTCGACCCGTCGCGGCGCTGAGGTCGGCGGCCACTTCGGCCATGGTCATGAGGCGCGGGCCGGTCACTTCATAGACTTCGCCATGGTGGCCGTCCTCGGACAAGGCGGCGACCGCCACGTCGGCAATGTCGTCGGCGTCTATAAAGGGCTCGGGCGTGTCGCCGGCGGGAAGGGTGATGGCACCGGCATGGACCATGTCGATGAACGCGCCTTCGGAGAAATTCTGCGCGAACCAGCTGGCTCGCACCACGGTACATTCGAGCCCGCTTTGCTGGACGATCCGTTCGCAGGCCTGTGCCTCTTCCTCGCCGCGACCCGACAGGATGACGAGGCGCTTCACGCCATTGGCCTTGGCCTTCTCGACCAACGCAGCGATGGCATCGGTCGCGCCCGGCATGGCGAGGTCGGGAGTGTAGCTGATGTAGATGGCGGCGGCGCCGTGCATTGCGGCATCCCATCCGGCTTCTTCATTCCAGTCGAAAGCCGGGGTCGAGGAGCGCGAGGCGGCGCGGACGTCATGTCCTTTCGCTTCGAGGCGCTCCACGATGCGGCGACCGGTCTTTCCGGTGCCGCCGAGGACGAGGATGGTGTCGTTATTGGTCATGTCATGTCTCCCGTTGGCGTTGCATCATCCGGGATAGGCCGAGGGACCGCGATCATTCTTGCCCGCTCGTGCCAAGCTTTTGACCGATGACGACAATTCACGCGGCCGCTGCCTGTTCAAGCCATAGGGCGCCGATTAGGCTCAATCCCCGTCATGGGGCAGATCACGTCACTCTATGTCTACAAGGTCGTCTCGCAGGCGAGCGAGGGCGTCGAGACGCGCGACCTGGTCGAGGATCTGGGGCTCGATCCCGATGGTCCGATCGATCCGGCGCGGATGGTGTCGTCGGAAGACTATTACCGTTTCTTCGCCCGGCTGGAGGAGCGCGACCCAGAAGGGCTGGCGCTGCCGTGGCGGATCGGCGGTTCGATGCGGGCCGACGAATATGGCGCCTTCGGGCTCGCCTGGAAGTCGGCGCCCGACCTGCGCGGCTCGTTCAGCCGCGCGGAACGCTATGGCCGCGTCCTCTCCAGCGTCGAAGTCTTCGAACTGGAGCGGGTCGAAGATGGCGCTTTCCTCACGCTCCATAAAGAAGGTGACGGCAGCCGCGGCATGCTGCTCTCCAACGAAGCGAGCATCGCGGCCGTACGGGTCATGTGCGCGCAGGTCAGCGCCGAACCATTCCGCGCCAAGGCCATCCATTTCATGCACGCGCCGCGCGGCGACGTTGCAGCCTACGAAGCGCACTTCGGCTGCCCCGTGCACTTCGGGGAGCAGCGCGATGCCGTGCTGGTGAGCGAAGACACGCTGACCGCGCCCAACCTGTTGGGCGATGCCACCATTGCGGGTTTCTTCGACCGCCATCTCGAACAGGAACTGGCGAGCATCGAGGAGCGGCAAACCCTCGACGGTCAGGTGAAGACGCTGGTCGCAAACGCCTTGAGCGAAGGCGTGCCGACGGTCTCATCCATCGCTTCGGACATGGGCATGAGCGCACGAACGCTGCAAAGGCGTTTGTCGGACGAGGGATTCAGTTTCCAAGGCCTGGTCGACGCGGCGCGGCAGGGTCTCGCCAAGCAATTGCTCTGCGAGACCGATTACGGCCTTGCCGAAATCGCTTTCCTCACCGGCTTCTCCGAACAAAGCGCTTTCACCCGCGCCTTCAAGCGCTGGGCCGGGCAGACACCGGGGTCATTTCGCAAGGCGTAGATAAGGAAGCCGGTGCAGTCATTCGCGCGATCTGACGCATGCTGACGGGAGCCAATCCTCTGCAATTGCAACAAAAAGCATCGCCGCGTGTTCAGAATGACTCAGGCCAAGCGCGGCTTGTTACATTGTTACACTTCATCTCCTGAAGGGTCTGAGAAATGAGAAGTCGTTTTCCTGAGAGCTGCAAGCCAACGAAGAGCCTTCTGGCAGTATTGCCGATCGGTTTGCTGCTTACAGCTTGTGGCGGCGGATCGACTTCGGGCGGTTCGGGCATCGTGACCAGTCCGCCGCCGCCTCCACAGGCCGTCTTCGCCAATTTCGATAGCGTGGTTGCAAACAACACGACCCGCATCAACGGTCGGTCCACTGAAGCTGCTTTCACCTCCAGTGGCAGCGGTGACAATCTGGTATTCAATTCGGTGTCGGGGGTCACTCGGGGCAGCGCGATCGCTAGGATCACGATCGACAATAATCAGGACCTTTCAAGTCTTTCGATCGACGGTCGGCAATCCGATGTATCGTTCGACGAAGGCGATGCCGGGGTAGCATCCAATTTGGGTTCGTTGGGCTATCCCGGGGCCATCACGCTGCAATCCTCGGACATGCGGAGCATGGCTATCTATGCCGATCCCTATTTCAGCAATTTCAATTATCAGACCTTCGGTGTCTGGGCGACGGGTCTCGGGACCGGGAGCGGCAATCTCGGCGCCCTATCGGTCGGAGCGGCAACGGACGGCACCCGCATCCCCCCGACTGGCTCGGTCGTGTTTACCGGCTATGTTGCCGGCATCCTCACGCAAGACGGTGAAAATGCGGCCGAAGTCGTCGCCGATGCTAGCTTCTCGACCAATTTCGAGAACCGGACGATCGAAGTGGAAGCCGTCAATTCGCAATTGTCGAATGCCGTTGGTTCGTTGACGCCGAACGACGCGGCCTTGTTGGATTTCACGGGCACGCTGACCTATGGCGGCGGCGGTAACACGATCACCGGCATTTTCAGCACGTCGCCCACGCTCAACCTGTCAGGCGAAGCTTCGGGACAGTTTTTCGGGCCGGATGCCAACGAGATTGGCGGGACGTTCTTCCTGACAAATCCCGATGACAGCATGTCCTATATCGGGGGCTTCGGCGGCAATTGATCGATGCTCCGGTCGATATATCGCCGACCCATCTGGAAGCGCCACAACCAGGTCACAGCGAAACCGAGAACCAACGTCAGTTTCTGATCGGACTACAGTTGATTGCCGAGGGCCGACCGGAAGAAGCGGTCGATGTCCTGAGCGATCTCTACGCGCGATCACCGACCCCGCGCATCCGATTGGAGCTGGCCCGCGCCCTCATGCTGTCCGGGCGGCTTGGGGAGGCGCGGCAGCTCTTCGTCGAGGCTTATGACGATGACCCGCCGGCTGCCGTCAAATCGTCGATTCTCGTCTTCATCGACCGGATCGACAGGCAGCGCGGGCGACTGAAGCTGCAGGCGTCGATCGCCCGTTTCGGCAACCCCTTGCGCCAACCCGACACCTACTCCTTCGATTTCGGCGGCATCGAACTCACCTTCGAGCCGGACGACGAGTATCGCGACATCTGGGGCATCACGCTTGGCGGGCAGTATGACCGTCAGATCGCGGATGACACCTCGGTGGCCGTATCCGCCTCCTATCGAGAATTGCGCGGCGACCTGGCTGACAGGTTCACTGGCAATGTCGGCGTGCAGCACAGATTGGGGCCACGGGTCTCGGCGACGGTCGGCGCTGCGCGCTTGGACCAGAAGTTTCAGTCCTTCACGCTGCCCTTCACCCGGGTAGCGTATACGGAGACGTTGGGCCCCAGGGCCGCACTGCAACCCGCTTTGACGGTCGGCTATTTCTTTTCCGATGCAGGGTCGAGCCTGTCAGGCGTGCAAGTCGAGGCGTCGCTCCCCTATCTTTTCACGCCGACGCCCACCCAACGATTTGCGGTGGGCCCCATATTCCAGCGACGAGAGGCCGGCTTTGCCGAGCAGAGTTTCACCTCGATCGGCCTGAGGGCCTCGGCTCAGTGGAGGTTCGAAGAGGTCAGCTTGGAATTGTCATTGCGTGGCCGGCTGACCCGGTTCGACGAGATCGACCCGTTCTGGCTCGAGCGCAGGGAGGAAGCGGGCGCATCGGTTGCGGCTGCGATCAGTTCGGAGCGCTTGCGGGTCGGCTCGTTCGTCCCGGGCCTCACGATCTCGTGCGATCTCGTCAGTTCCTCGATCGACTATTTCGAGCAGAGGAATTGCGATTATGCGGTGCAGATAAACCGCATCTTCTAGATTTTCGGGAGTGTCCGGATGGCCGGCACCAGCATCCAAAAAAACGCCTTGGGCAGGACGGCCTCGTAAATGGCGGAGCGGGTGGGATTCGAACCCACGATAGGGGGTTACCCTATACACACTTTCCAGGCGTGCGCCTTCGACCACTCGGCCACCGCTCCGCGCCAGTGCGTGCGCCTAGCGGGAAGGGCGCGCGCGTGCAAGCCGTGGCTTGCCCCGGCGCATCTCCCTCGCCTAAGCGAAGGCGATGGATCGTCGCTTCGGCACTGCCCCCTCTGCGGAGGAGATGGAGAAGATTGCCGAGACGGCCTATGCGCGGCTGCCTGCCCAATTTACGGAACATCTCGGCGACATTGTCTTCCAGGTGCAGGATTTTGCCGAGCCCGAGCTGCTGCGCGAAATGAGTATCGAGGAGCCGTACGAGCTGACCGGCGTCTATGAAGGCATCCCGATGAGCGAGCGCAGTGTCGAGCATTCCGGCACCTTGCCCGACCGCATCCGCCTGTTTCGCCTGCCGATCCTGCTCGAATGGTGCGAGCGGGGCGACGAGACGCTGGAGCATCTCATTCACCACGTGCTGGTGCACGAAATCGGTCATCATTTCGGCCTGTCGGACGCGGACATGCATGCGCTCGAGGACGAGGCATGAGCGCGCTCCTGACCTTCGAGGGCGTGACCTGCGCGCGCGGCGGGCGGACCTTGTTCGAGGATGTGAGCTTCGCGCTCGGGCCCGGCGATGCGCTGCGGCTGACGGGCCCCAACGGCACCGGCAAATCCTCGCTGCTGCTGGTCGCGTCAGGATTGCTCGAACCTATCTCCGGCCGGGTCGAGGCGGTGCGGCTGGCGCTGGCCGACGAGCGGATCGGACTGGAGCGCGACCGGTCTTTGCGCGATGCGTTGTCCTTTTGGGCGAAGCTCGACAATTCGGACATTGTCGATACGGCGTTGAAGGCGATGGGCCTTACCGAGCTGGCCGAAGTGCCGGTGCGTTATTTGTCGACGGGACAGCGCCGCCGCGCCGGCCTCGCGCGGGCGATTGCCAGCGGCGCGCGCCTCTTGTTGCTCGACGAACCGGCCGACGGTCTCGATACGGCCTCGCGCGAACTGCTCGACGCCGCGATTGCGCGGAATCGGCAGGCGGGCGGTGCGGTTCTTGCCGCCAGCCACCAGCCATTGAACGGTACGTGGCAGGAATTGGAGCTGGGCTCGTGACCGGCGCGCTCATTGCTCGCGAAGTGCGCCGCGCGCTGGCGGGCGGCATTTGGCTGCCGGTCATCTTCTTCCTGCTCGTCGCGACCTTGGTGCCGTTCGCGACCGGCCCCGATGCGGCGCTGCTGGGCGCCGTCGGCCCGGGTATGATCTGGGTCGCTGCCCTGCTTGCGGCCTTGCTCCCGCTCGACCGCCTGATCGCGCCCGACATGGAAGATGGCAGCATCGACCAGCTGCGCCTGCGCGGCATCTCGACCGAATGGATCGCGCTCACCAAGCTGATCGGACACTGGCTTGGCTTCGGGCCGCTGTTGCTGGTCGCGTTGCTCCCGGCCGCCGCCCTGATGGGCCTTACCGAAACGCAGATCCCCGCACTGGCCCTCTCCCTATTGGTCGGGACGCCCGCCTTGGCAGGGCTTGGCATCGCGGTCGCAGGGCTCGTCGCCGGACTGGAGCGCGCCGGATCGCTGGCGGGCATCCTGCTCCTGCCGCTCGGCATCCCCGTGCTCGTCTTCGGCGTCGGCGCGGCGCAAGGACAGGCCGGCGCCTTTCCACTCTTGGGCGCGGTCTCGTTGTTGCTGACGGTGGGAAGCCCGTTCGTTGCGGGCGCAGCTTTGCGCCAGCGCAGCTAGTCGTTCACGTAGCGCGCGAAGATGGCGGTGGGCAGGACCAGCCCGCGCGCTTCCTCGCGCACGCCCATCTCGCCGACTTCCACCTTGCCCGGCAGGTGTGCGGCCTGCTGTCGCAGCAGTTCGCCAATGCTCAGCGCGCTCATGCGCACGGCATAGACGGTGAGGATGAGGAAGCGACTATCGGCGTCGAGCAGGCTGACGCAATCGTTGAGCAACGGCGCCAATCCAGTCTCGATTTCCCAACGCTCGCCCTTGGGGCCGCGCCCGAATTTGGGCGGGTCGAGCATGATGCCGTCATAGCGGCGCTCGCGGCGCACTTCGCGCGCGGCAAACTTGCCCGCATCCTCGACCAGCCAGCGGATGGGATTGTTTTCCATCCCCGACAAAGCGGCATTTTCGCGCGCGCCGTCGACCGACTTCTTGCTTGCATCGACATGGACGAGGTCGGCCCCGGTCTCGCTCATCTGAAGCGTGCCGACGCCGGTATAGCCGAACAGGTTCATCGCGCTCTTGCCCGCGCCGAGCCGCTCGCGGGCAAAGTCCCATTGCGGGGCCATGTCGGGGAAGAAGGCAAGGTGCCGGAAGGGGGTCAGGCTGGCGTGAAAACGCGTCGGCCCGCGCGACAATTCCCACGTTGCGGGGACATGCTTGAGCTCGTGCCAGCGGCCGCGCCCGTCGGCATCGCTGGCCGGCACGAACTCGGCATGTGCGTCCCAGTCGGTGCGCGCGGGCGCCCACATGGCCTGCGGCTCGGGACGGATCGTGCGGATGTCGCCGAAGCGCTCATATTTGCGCCCGTCGCCGCAGTCGATCAGCGCATAATCGTCCCACGGTTGGGTGACGAGGGTCAGAAGCTCGCTCATGTCTTGGGCTTCCGGCGCATGGCGAGGAAAGTGATGATCAATGCGATCGCCGCAAAGGCGAACCATTGGAAGGCATAGCTCATATGGTTGTTGCGGATCGCATCGGGCGAGGGCGCGGCGCTGGTCTCGAGCCCGGCCTGGCCTGCCTCTGCGACAAGGCGGAAGCCGTATCGCTCGTCGGGTCCGATGACGCCGGCAACCTCGCCGCCCTCCCAGTCGGTGCCGGCCACGGGTTCCCGGCTCCAGCCGATTTCGACTGCGGCGCCCGGCCCCTCGGCACTGGTGCGGCAATCGGCGACATGGGCGTAGCCGGACTGGCCGGCGGCGTTGGCACCGGCCTGGTGTCGCCAATCGACGACTTCGAGGCAGTTGAGCGAGGAGCGGCGATAGAGCGGCGGCTCGGCCGGGACGATCACCGGATAGGCAACCGGATCGAGATCGGTCGCGGCTTCATATTGCGCGAGCAACGCTTCCTTCTCCTCGGCCCGGCCCAGTTGCCAGATGCCGAGGCCGATCATCGTGGCGACCGCGCCGGCGACGATGACGAGGGTGAGGATGCGCTTGGTGCTCATTCCTTGAGGCGTCCTTCGCGGGCTTCGTGCTGATATTCTTGGTACAATAAAGCCGCCTTGCCGAGGCGCAGGCCATAAAGCGTAAGGCCGAGCAGGATCGGGACCCAGACAAGGTGCGCATACCAGGCGGGCTCGATCGCCAGCTCCATCCAGATCGCGCCGACCGCGACGATCGTGCCGATGATCAGGATAAGGAAGGCGGCCGGACCATCGCCGACATTGAAGCCGCTCAAGTCGAGGCCGCAATGGCGACACGTATCGGCGAGCGCGACGGGCCCCGAAAATAGGCTCGGGGTGCCGCAACGCGGGCACTGGCCCTTGAGGCTGGCCGCGGCCAGCCCCGGTGCCGTGTTTCTAGTGATAGGTGGCGCCCCAGCCGCCCCACACATAGATGGTGGCGAAGAGGAACAGCCAGACGACGTCGACGAAGTGCCAGTACCAGGCAGCGGCCTCGAAGCCGAAATGCTGCTTGGGGGTGAAGTCGCCGCGGCGCGCACGGAAGTAGCAGACGATCAGGAAGATCGTGCCGACGAGCACGTGGAAGCCGTGGAAACCGGTCGCCATGTAGAAAGTCGAACCATAGATGTCGCCGCCATTTTCGACCGAGAAGGCGAACGGCGCGACGCTATATTCGAAGGCCTGGATGGCCGAGAAGACGACGCCCAGACCGATGGTCGCGAGCAGGCCCTTCTTGAGGCCGTCACGGTCGCCGTGGATCAGCGCATGGTGCGCCCAGGTCACCGTCGTGCCCGAGCAGAGCAGGATGAGGGTGTTGAGCAGCGGATAGCCGAACGGGTTGAGAACTTCCTTGCCCGCGGGCGGCCATTCGGCGCCGATCACTTCGGGCGGGAAGAGCGAGGCGTTGAAATAGGCCCAGAACCAGGCGACGAAGAACATCACTTCAGACGCGATGAAGAGGATCATGCCATAGCGGTGGTGCAGCTGCACGACCGGGGTGTGATCGCCGCCGTTGGCTTCCTTTACGACATCGGCCCACCAGCTCCAGAAGGTGAACAGCACGCCGATGAGGCCGGCACCGAACATGTACGGGCCAACGGCATAATCGCTCATCCAGAAAACCGCGCCGGCAAGCATGATCATCGCGGAGGTCGCGCCGACCAGCGGCCAGATGCTCGGGGGAAGGATGTGATAGTCGTGGTTGACGGTACCAGCCATGGATTCAGGTCCTCAGATGTTCGTTACGCGCGGCCCTAGCGAACCCCGCATCAATTTTCCACCGGGAAAAATGTATAGGAAAGGGTGATTTCGTCGATATGCGCGGTCTCGGGGTCGGTGAGGATCGCCGGATCGACGAAGAAGTTGATCGGCATCTCGACCTTCTCGCCGGGTGCCAACTCCTGCTCGGTAAAGCAGAAGCATTCGATCTTGGAGAAATATTGTCCCGCCTGGACCGGCGTCACGTTGAAGGTCGCGGTGCCTTTGGTCGGCAGGCTCGTATAGCTTTCCGCCGTATAATTGACGGTCGTGCGCGCGCCGGGGGCGATGCGCACCGTGGCGGCAGGCTCGAAATTCCACGGCAGGTCGCGCGAGATGTTGGCATCGAAGCGCACGCCGATTTCGCCGGCCACGGCGCCGGGTGCCTCGTTTGCGACCTGCGTGGTGCCGCCAAAGCCGGTCACCTGGCAGAAGATGCGATAGAGCGGGACACTAGCGAAGGCGAGCGCGAGCATGCCCAGCGCGAACAAGGCAGCGCGCAGCGCGACCTTGCCATTATTGCGGTCGAGGGCCGTGCTGTCGCTCATCCGGCCAGCCCCATCTTGGCGATGGTGATCCCGAAGACCAACGCGACAAAGCCGAGCAGCAGCAGGGCCATCACCCGTGCGCGCTCTTTCTGGCGGCGGCGATATTCATTCTCGTCGAAGGGGGGCTGGTTTTCGGTCATGCGATGATCATCCGGTCGGCAACGAGCACTGCGAACAGCGCGAACAAGTAAAGGATCGAATATTTGAACAGGGCTTTTTCAGGGCCCATGCCGGCAGGCTCGTCGGCGGTGTTGCGCGCGACCCTTGCTGCCAGCACGAGGAAGATAAGGTTCAGCGCGATCGATGCGATACCGTAAATCGGCCCGGTCAGGCCGAGCGGCCAGGGCGCGACCGCCGAGGCGACCAGCGGCAGCGTATAGAGGAAGATCTGGCGGCGTGTTTCCTTGTTGCCCGCGACCACCGGCAGCATCGGGATGCCGGCGGCGGCATAGTCGGTGCGCACGAACAGGGACAGCGCCCAGAAATGGGGCGGGGTCCACAGGAAGATGATGCCGAACAGAAGGATGGGAAGGACGGTGACGTCACCGGTCACGGCAGCCCAGCCAAGCAAGGGCGGGAAAGCGCCTGCCGCGCCGCCAATGACAATATTCTGCGCGGTCCGGGGCTTCAGCCACATCGTATAGATGACGGCATAGAAGAAGATGGCGAATGCGAGGATGGCTGCGGCGAGCCAGTTGGTCGCGAGCCCCAGCAGGATCACCGAAAAGGCCGAGAGCCCGACGCCGAAGTGGAGCGCCGACTGGCGTTCGACGCGCCCGGTCGGCAGCGGCCGCTTGGCGGTACGCTTCATCTTGGCGTCGATATCGGCTTCGTACCACATGTTGAGCACGCCCGATGCGCCGGCGCCGACGGCGATGCAGAGGATCGCGGTGAAGCCCAGGATCGGGTGGATGCCCTGCGGCGCGACGAGCAGTCCGCACAGGGCCGTGAAGACGACGAGCGTCATGACGCGCGGCTTGGTCAGCGCGAACAGGTCGGCGGCGCTGGCCGGATAGCGGGGCGTCGTGGTGGCGGCTGCATTGTCCATGGTTGCGGCTCCTATAAGGCCTCGTTTCGATGAGTCCAAGACCACAAAAATACCTTGTCGCAAGAGGTGTTTAGGCTAGGCTGCCGCCCATGTTGATTCTCAGTCTTGCCGCCGCATTGTCGCTCGCCTCGCAGGAAGTGCCTGCAGAGCCCTCCGAAGCCGAGGAAAGTGTTGACCAAGCCCTGCCGCCCGGCTGGCGCCCGGCGCCGGCGGGGCTGATGATCGGGGGTCCAAACGGTGAGCCGATGCGGGTCGTGGCCGTTGGGCTGGCGATCGAGCCGCAGGCGGAAGAGGCCGAGGCTGCGGAGGATTTGGTTCGGGTCACGCTGACCACCGGCATGGGCGACATCGTGCTCGATCTCGACCGTGGCAATGCGCCGGTCACGACGGCGGCCTTCCTCGATTATCTCGAGCGCGGCTGGCTGGTCGATGCGGCTTTCTATCGGGCGATGCCCTATGGCGATGCCGGGATCGCGCAATTCGGCGTGCGGCGCACCGATCACCTGCTCGATCCGATCGCGCATGAATCGACCGACGATACGGGCATCCTGCACGAGCGCGGGACTATCTCGCTGATCGCGCCGGCGCCGGGTGAGGGCCGCGCCGACTGGTTCATCTCACTGGTCGATATCCCGGGCTTCGATGCGAGCGAGAGCTTTCACGGCTTCTCGCCCTTCGGCCGCGTGGTCGAGGGCATGGATGTGGTCGAGGCGATCTTCGGCGCACCGCTCGATCCCGAAGCGGGCGAGGGCGTGATGAAGGGCCAGATGCTGGCCGATCCCGTGCTGATCACCGCCGCCGAGATGGCGGGCGACGACTAACTGCCGAAATTGAAGAAGATGCCGACCGCCAGCTCTGCCCACAGGTAGAGGATGAAGATGGCGATGATGGCATAATAAGGCAGACGCTTGCCGGTCGTGTCGACGCGCCGCCCGACAAGGTCGAACAGGCCGACCGCCAAAAGAATGATCGCCGCCCCGACGATGAAGTCGAGCGGCGACCAATTCACCTCTCCGCTCACGCTGGTGCCGATCAATGGAATGAGCAGCAGCGACAGGCCCCAAAGATAGGGCGTCAGGCGCGAGCGCGGTGTTGCGGGAGCAATGTTATCCATTGCCCCCTTTTACACCTCGATTAGAGGAAATTCACGTAAATTGCGTGGAGCACGCCCGGGATGAAGAAGAGCAGCGTCAGCACCAGGTTCACGAGGAAGGTGCCGCCAATACCCTTGTTCAGCGCGACGCCGAGCGGCGGCAGCAGGACGGAAGCGATAAGTACGATAAGATTACCCATGAAAAATTCCTTTCATGGCCAATAACTTGTTCGCCTAATGCGCCGTTCCGGTCGGCATGGCCCTGCAACGACGAGCGCGCCGAAAAGCACGGCAAACCGCGATTTACTTGATTTTGTCACGCAAGTGATATATAACCGTCACATTATGGCAACTTCAGTGCAACATACGCTTCGCGCCTTCGACGACGATATCTCGAACCTGCGCGGTCAGATCGAAACCATGGGCCGTCTCGCGATCAAGGCGGTCGAGCAGGCTGTGGAAGCGCTGTCGACCGGCGATGTTGCGATCGCCAAGCGTGTGATCGAGGACGACAAGAAGATCGACTTGCTCGAGCAGGATATCGACCAGCTGGCGATCCGCACGATCGCGCTGCGCGCGCCGATGGCCGACGACCTGCGCGATATTATCGCAGCGCTGAAGATCGCCTCGGTAATCGAGCGGATCGGCGACTATGCCAAGAACGTCTCGAAGCGCGTCAAGCGCATGGGCGACAGCGCCGACCGGAGCCAGGTCGACGACCTCGTAGCGATGGGCAAGGATGCCGCCGCGCTCGCCGGCGCTGCGGTGAAGGCTTATCTCGATCGTGATGAAAAGCTCGCGCTGACGATCGACAGCCGCGACGATGCGATCGACAAGGCCTATTCCAAGATCGTCAAACGTACGCTCAAGATGACCTCGGACAGCGAAGGCGCTGCCGACGACATTGCCCACGCGCTTTTCATCGCCAAATATTTTGAGCGGATTGGCGACCATGCCACCAACGTGGCGGAGACGGTCTATTATGCGGCGACGGGCGAGATGTTCCCTGAGGATCCCGCCCGCACCGACGACCTGGACGAATAGCCGCCGCATCGCGCGACGGCTATTCGCAATTTCAGTTTAGAATTCGACCTGCGCGCGGGTGCCGAACACGTCCACACCGTAGTCGCGATCGTCCCCGGCCGCGGGGATGGCTGCATTCTCGATCTGCAGGCGCTGATACTGGACGATGAAGCGGATGTAATCCATCGGCGTCCAGATGAGCGAGGCACCATAGGCGTCCTGGCTGCCACCGATCAGAGTGCCGTCGGTGAGATCGATATGATCGTAGCGCAGGTTGGCCTGCAGCGCGCCGAAGCCGCCTTCGCCAACCGGGCTGACCGGCTTCACGCGATCGAACTTGCCGCCCTTGTAACCTCGGCTGTCGCCCGGCGTCAGGAAATAGCCTACCTCGGCAAACCCGCCGAAGAAGCTGGCATCTTCGAAACCGTCGCGCGAGGCATCGAGCCAATGCGTTTCGCCGGCGACGTGGAGCGGGCCGCGAATGGCGGCGAACTCGAGCCCGTAGCTCAGCTGCTCGTCGGAATCGAAGCTCCCGGTATTGATGAAGCGCGTGTCGGTCGTCGCGATATTCGGACGCTGGCGATAGCGC contains:
- a CDS encoding DUF1772 domain-containing protein; the protein is MDMFTTALTWFAAISSGIMAGVYLTFSVFVMRSLDAMAGTTGMAAMQSINRIILKSAFMPLFFLSSLASLVLAIGTALDLADAGAIYLLAGGAIYVLGMFGVTAAGNVPLNDRLEATDSDGSGAAAMWSLYMRRWTVWNHVRSIACTTSAVLFTLALIARA
- a CDS encoding NAD(P)H-binding protein, translating into MTNNDTILVLGGTGKTGRRIVERLEAKGHDVRAASRSSTPAFDWNEEAGWDAAMHGAAAIYISYTPDLAMPGATDAIAALVEKAKANGVKRLVILSGRGEEEAQACERIVQQSGLECTVVRASWFAQNFSEGAFIDMVHAGAITLPAGDTPEPFIDADDIADVAVAALSEDGHHGEVYEVTGPRLMTMAEVAADLSAATGRQIDFVDVPHDAFMDEIKRSGAPDDIVWILDYLLSTVLDGRNAYLADGVERALGRRPRDFADYARETAATGIWNVEEAAA
- a CDS encoding AraC family transcriptional regulator gives rise to the protein MGQITSLYVYKVVSQASEGVETRDLVEDLGLDPDGPIDPARMVSSEDYYRFFARLEERDPEGLALPWRIGGSMRADEYGAFGLAWKSAPDLRGSFSRAERYGRVLSSVEVFELERVEDGAFLTLHKEGDGSRGMLLSNEASIAAVRVMCAQVSAEPFRAKAIHFMHAPRGDVAAYEAHFGCPVHFGEQRDAVLVSEDTLTAPNLLGDATIAGFFDRHLEQELASIEERQTLDGQVKTLVANALSEGVPTVSSIASDMGMSARTLQRRLSDEGFSFQGLVDAARQGLAKQLLCETDYGLAEIAFLTGFSEQSAFTRAFKRWAGQTPGSFRKA
- a CDS encoding transferrin-binding protein-like solute binding protein, with translation MTSPPPPPQAVFANFDSVVANNTTRINGRSTEAAFTSSGSGDNLVFNSVSGVTRGSAIARITIDNNQDLSSLSIDGRQSDVSFDEGDAGVASNLGSLGYPGAITLQSSDMRSMAIYADPYFSNFNYQTFGVWATGLGTGSGNLGALSVGAATDGTRIPPTGSVVFTGYVAGILTQDGENAAEVVADASFSTNFENRTIEVEAVNSQLSNAVGSLTPNDAALLDFTGTLTYGGGGNTITGIFSTSPTLNLSGEASGQFFGPDANEIGGTFFLTNPDDSMSYIGGFGGN
- a CDS encoding tetratricopeptide repeat protein; the encoded protein is MIDAPVDISPTHLEAPQPGHSETENQRQFLIGLQLIAEGRPEEAVDVLSDLYARSPTPRIRLELARALMLSGRLGEARQLFVEAYDDDPPAAVKSSILVFIDRIDRQRGRLKLQASIARFGNPLRQPDTYSFDFGGIELTFEPDDEYRDIWGITLGGQYDRQIADDTSVAVSASYRELRGDLADRFTGNVGVQHRLGPRVSATVGAARLDQKFQSFTLPFTRVAYTETLGPRAALQPALTVGYFFSDAGSSLSGVQVEASLPYLFTPTPTQRFAVGPIFQRREAGFAEQSFTSIGLRASAQWRFEEVSLELSLRGRLTRFDEIDPFWLERREEAGASVAAAISSERLRVGSFVPGLTISCDLVSSSIDYFEQRNCDYAVQINRIF
- a CDS encoding metallopeptidase family protein, whose product is MDRRFGTAPSAEEMEKIAETAYARLPAQFTEHLGDIVFQVQDFAEPELLREMSIEEPYELTGVYEGIPMSERSVEHSGTLPDRIRLFRLPILLEWCERGDETLEHLIHHVLVHEIGHHFGLSDADMHALEDEA
- the ccmA gene encoding heme ABC exporter ATP-binding protein CcmA codes for the protein MSALLTFEGVTCARGGRTLFEDVSFALGPGDALRLTGPNGTGKSSLLLVASGLLEPISGRVEAVRLALADERIGLERDRSLRDALSFWAKLDNSDIVDTALKAMGLTELAEVPVRYLSTGQRRRAGLARAIASGARLLLLDEPADGLDTASRELLDAAIARNRQAGGAVLAASHQPLNGTWQELELGS